One Vanessa atalanta chromosome 8, ilVanAtal1.2, whole genome shotgun sequence genomic window carries:
- the LOC125065768 gene encoding ubiquitin carboxyl-terminal hydrolase 7-like isoform X3, with the protein MLETGSAENTTADTLQANAELTKDDEDNARPDATFRYTVQNISQLREQVLSPPCYVRCLPWKILVLIRNTTTPDRQQQKALGIFLQCNGDCDSPGWSCYGLGELKLLSHKPDGEHLCRKLHHMYHCKEDDWGFAHFISWKNLMDPDNGFVKDDSIVIEAHVVAEAPHGVSWDSKKHTGYIGLKNQGATCYMNSLLQTLFFTNVLRKAVYKIPTVGDDSSRSVAFALQRVFYDLQFSDKTVATKKLTKSFGWETLDSFMQHDVQEFLRVLLDKLENKMKGTVVEGTVPKLFEGKMTSFIKCKNVNCTSTRVETFYDIQLSVKGKNNIYESFKDYISTELLEGENKYDAGEHGLQEAEKGVRFDVFPPILHLHLMRFQYDPQSDTSVKFNDRFEFYEEVNLDQYLQETPKIPAHYTLHAVLVHSGDNHGGHYVVFINPKGDGKWCKFDDDVVSRCSKQEAIEYNFGGKEDAPYLARRATSAYMLIYIQTSQLKYVLQDVTQNDIPNDLCERITEEMRYEMAAEK; encoded by the exons ATGCTTGAAACCGGCAGCGCGGAAAATACAACAGCCGATACACTACAAGCCAACGCA GAACTTACTAAAGACGATGAAGATAATGCCCGTCCGGACGCGACCTTTCGTTACACAGTTCAAAATATTAGCCAGCTTAGAGAACAAGTTTTATCTCCGCCGTGCTATGTGAGATGTTTACCGTGGAAAATTCTAGTTCTTATTCGAAATACAACAACTCCGGACCGACAACAGCAAAAGGCGCTGGGGATTTTTTTGCAATGTAACGGAGATTGCGATTCTCCAGGATGGTCTTGCTATGGGCTAGGAGAATTAAAACTTTTGTCGCACAAGCCAGATGGCGAACATCTCTGCAGGAAGCTACATCATATGTATCACTG CAAAGAAGACGATTGGGGTTTTGCTCATTTTATATCATGGAAAAACTTAATGGATCCTGATAACGGATTTGTAAAAGATGATTCAATAGTAATCGAGGCTCATGTAGTTGCAGAAGCTCCACATGGAGTTTCTTGGGACTCTAAGAAGCATACAGGATATATTG GACTGAAAAATCAAGGAGCAACCTGTTATATGAATTCTCTTTTGCAAACTCTTTTCTTCACAAATGTTCTACGGAAAGCCGTTTATAAAATACCTACCGTCGGTGATGATAGTTCTAGATCAGTTGCTTTTGCTCTTCAACGAGTTTTCTACGATCTACAATTTTCGGATAAGACAGTAGCTACAAAAAAACTTACGAAAAGTTTCGGCTGGGAAACGTTAGACTCTTTTATGCAGCATGATGTTCAAGAATTTCTTAGG GTACTACTAGACAaactagaaaataaaatgaaaggtACCGTAGTTGAAGGAACGGTGCCTAAATTGTTTGAAGGAAAAATGActtcatttataaaatgcaaGAATGTAAATTGCACAAGTACTCGCGTCGAAACATTTTACGATATCCAACTTAGCGTTAAGGGGAAAAATAATA TTTATGAATCATTTAAAGACTACATTAGTACGGAATTGTTGGAGGGCGAGAACAAATATGATGCAGGAGAACATGGTCTACAAGAAGCTGAGAAAGGTGTTCGGTTTGATGTATTCCCGCCTATTCTACATTTACACCTAATGCGTTTTCAGTACGATCCACAAAGTGACACCtctgttaaatttaatgatag ATTTGAATTTTACGAGGAAGTAAATCTGGATCAGTATCTCCAGGAGACACCTAAAATTCCGGCACATTATACGTTGCATGCGGTGCTCGTACATTCAGGAGATAATCACGGTGGACACTACGTTGTGTTTATTAATCCTAAAGGCGACGGaaag TGGTGTAAGTTCGATGATGACGTTGTGTCACGCTGCAGCAAACAAGAGGCGATCGAGTACAACTTCGGAGGTAAAGAGGACGCGCCGTACCTCGCTCGACGTGCAACGAGTGCATATAtgcttatttatataca AACGTCCCAACTTAAATATGTCTTACAAGACGTTACACAGAACGACATACCGAATGATCTTTGCGAGCGAATCACTGAAGAAATGCGATACGAGATG GCGgcagaaaaataa
- the LOC125065768 gene encoding ubiquitin carboxyl-terminal hydrolase 7-like isoform X2: MLETGSAENTTADTLQANAELTKDDEDNARPDATFRYTVQNISQLREQVLSPPCYVRCLPWKILVLIRNTTTPDRQQQKALGIFLQCNGDCDSPGWSCYGLGELKLLSHKPDGEHLCRKLHHMYHCKEDDWGFAHFISWKNLMDPDNGFVKDDSIVIEAHVVAEAPHGVSWDSKKHTGYIGLKNQGATCYMNSLLQTLFFTNVLRKAVYKIPTVGDDSSRSVAFALQRVFYDLQFSDKTVATKKLTKSFGWETLDSFMQHDVQEFLRVLLDKLENKMKGTVVEGTVPKLFEGKMTSFIKCKNVNCTSTRVETFYDIQLSVKGKNNIYESFKDYISTELLEGENKYDAGEHGLQEAEKGVRFDVFPPILHLHLMRFQYDPQSDTSVKFNDRFEFYEEVNLDQYLQETPKIPAHYTLHAVLVHSGDNHGGHYVVFINPKGDGKWCKFDDDVVSRCSKQEAIEYNFGGKEDAPYLARRATSAYMLIYIQTSQLKYVLQDVTQNDIPNDLCERITEEMRYEMAIAGSKFKGR, encoded by the exons ATGCTTGAAACCGGCAGCGCGGAAAATACAACAGCCGATACACTACAAGCCAACGCA GAACTTACTAAAGACGATGAAGATAATGCCCGTCCGGACGCGACCTTTCGTTACACAGTTCAAAATATTAGCCAGCTTAGAGAACAAGTTTTATCTCCGCCGTGCTATGTGAGATGTTTACCGTGGAAAATTCTAGTTCTTATTCGAAATACAACAACTCCGGACCGACAACAGCAAAAGGCGCTGGGGATTTTTTTGCAATGTAACGGAGATTGCGATTCTCCAGGATGGTCTTGCTATGGGCTAGGAGAATTAAAACTTTTGTCGCACAAGCCAGATGGCGAACATCTCTGCAGGAAGCTACATCATATGTATCACTG CAAAGAAGACGATTGGGGTTTTGCTCATTTTATATCATGGAAAAACTTAATGGATCCTGATAACGGATTTGTAAAAGATGATTCAATAGTAATCGAGGCTCATGTAGTTGCAGAAGCTCCACATGGAGTTTCTTGGGACTCTAAGAAGCATACAGGATATATTG GACTGAAAAATCAAGGAGCAACCTGTTATATGAATTCTCTTTTGCAAACTCTTTTCTTCACAAATGTTCTACGGAAAGCCGTTTATAAAATACCTACCGTCGGTGATGATAGTTCTAGATCAGTTGCTTTTGCTCTTCAACGAGTTTTCTACGATCTACAATTTTCGGATAAGACAGTAGCTACAAAAAAACTTACGAAAAGTTTCGGCTGGGAAACGTTAGACTCTTTTATGCAGCATGATGTTCAAGAATTTCTTAGG GTACTACTAGACAaactagaaaataaaatgaaaggtACCGTAGTTGAAGGAACGGTGCCTAAATTGTTTGAAGGAAAAATGActtcatttataaaatgcaaGAATGTAAATTGCACAAGTACTCGCGTCGAAACATTTTACGATATCCAACTTAGCGTTAAGGGGAAAAATAATA TTTATGAATCATTTAAAGACTACATTAGTACGGAATTGTTGGAGGGCGAGAACAAATATGATGCAGGAGAACATGGTCTACAAGAAGCTGAGAAAGGTGTTCGGTTTGATGTATTCCCGCCTATTCTACATTTACACCTAATGCGTTTTCAGTACGATCCACAAAGTGACACCtctgttaaatttaatgatag ATTTGAATTTTACGAGGAAGTAAATCTGGATCAGTATCTCCAGGAGACACCTAAAATTCCGGCACATTATACGTTGCATGCGGTGCTCGTACATTCAGGAGATAATCACGGTGGACACTACGTTGTGTTTATTAATCCTAAAGGCGACGGaaag TGGTGTAAGTTCGATGATGACGTTGTGTCACGCTGCAGCAAACAAGAGGCGATCGAGTACAACTTCGGAGGTAAAGAGGACGCGCCGTACCTCGCTCGACGTGCAACGAGTGCATATAtgcttatttatataca AACGTCCCAACTTAAATATGTCTTACAAGACGTTACACAGAACGACATACCGAATGATCTTTGCGAGCGAATCACTGAAGAAATGCGATACGAGATG GCCATAGCTGGCTCTAAATTTAAAGGAAGATAA
- the LOC125065768 gene encoding ubiquitin carboxyl-terminal hydrolase 7-like isoform X1, with protein MLETGSAENTTADTLQANAELTKDDEDNARPDATFRYTVQNISQLREQVLSPPCYVRCLPWKILVLIRNTTTPDRQQQKALGIFLQCNGDCDSPGWSCYGLGELKLLSHKPDGEHLCRKLHHMYHCKEDDWGFAHFISWKNLMDPDNGFVKDDSIVIEAHVVAEAPHGVSWDSKKHTGYIGLKNQGATCYMNSLLQTLFFTNVLRKAVYKIPTVGDDSSRSVAFALQRVFYDLQFSDKTVATKKLTKSFGWETLDSFMQHDVQEFLRVLLDKLENKMKGTVVEGTVPKLFEGKMTSFIKCKNVNCTSTRVETFYDIQLSVKGKNNIYESFKDYISTELLEGENKYDAGEHGLQEAEKGVRFDVFPPILHLHLMRFQYDPQSDTSVKFNDRFEFYEEVNLDQYLQETPKIPAHYTLHAVLVHSGDNHGGHYVVFINPKGDGKWCKFDDDVVSRCSKQEAIEYNFGGKEDAPYLARRATSAYMLIYIQTSQLKYVLQDVTQNDIPNDLCERITEEMRYEMVRTCGRKIKCRKFRSDTSVTSAKYYARIFSALKQFFTLQAIAGSKFKGR; from the exons ATGCTTGAAACCGGCAGCGCGGAAAATACAACAGCCGATACACTACAAGCCAACGCA GAACTTACTAAAGACGATGAAGATAATGCCCGTCCGGACGCGACCTTTCGTTACACAGTTCAAAATATTAGCCAGCTTAGAGAACAAGTTTTATCTCCGCCGTGCTATGTGAGATGTTTACCGTGGAAAATTCTAGTTCTTATTCGAAATACAACAACTCCGGACCGACAACAGCAAAAGGCGCTGGGGATTTTTTTGCAATGTAACGGAGATTGCGATTCTCCAGGATGGTCTTGCTATGGGCTAGGAGAATTAAAACTTTTGTCGCACAAGCCAGATGGCGAACATCTCTGCAGGAAGCTACATCATATGTATCACTG CAAAGAAGACGATTGGGGTTTTGCTCATTTTATATCATGGAAAAACTTAATGGATCCTGATAACGGATTTGTAAAAGATGATTCAATAGTAATCGAGGCTCATGTAGTTGCAGAAGCTCCACATGGAGTTTCTTGGGACTCTAAGAAGCATACAGGATATATTG GACTGAAAAATCAAGGAGCAACCTGTTATATGAATTCTCTTTTGCAAACTCTTTTCTTCACAAATGTTCTACGGAAAGCCGTTTATAAAATACCTACCGTCGGTGATGATAGTTCTAGATCAGTTGCTTTTGCTCTTCAACGAGTTTTCTACGATCTACAATTTTCGGATAAGACAGTAGCTACAAAAAAACTTACGAAAAGTTTCGGCTGGGAAACGTTAGACTCTTTTATGCAGCATGATGTTCAAGAATTTCTTAGG GTACTACTAGACAaactagaaaataaaatgaaaggtACCGTAGTTGAAGGAACGGTGCCTAAATTGTTTGAAGGAAAAATGActtcatttataaaatgcaaGAATGTAAATTGCACAAGTACTCGCGTCGAAACATTTTACGATATCCAACTTAGCGTTAAGGGGAAAAATAATA TTTATGAATCATTTAAAGACTACATTAGTACGGAATTGTTGGAGGGCGAGAACAAATATGATGCAGGAGAACATGGTCTACAAGAAGCTGAGAAAGGTGTTCGGTTTGATGTATTCCCGCCTATTCTACATTTACACCTAATGCGTTTTCAGTACGATCCACAAAGTGACACCtctgttaaatttaatgatag ATTTGAATTTTACGAGGAAGTAAATCTGGATCAGTATCTCCAGGAGACACCTAAAATTCCGGCACATTATACGTTGCATGCGGTGCTCGTACATTCAGGAGATAATCACGGTGGACACTACGTTGTGTTTATTAATCCTAAAGGCGACGGaaag TGGTGTAAGTTCGATGATGACGTTGTGTCACGCTGCAGCAAACAAGAGGCGATCGAGTACAACTTCGGAGGTAAAGAGGACGCGCCGTACCTCGCTCGACGTGCAACGAGTGCATATAtgcttatttatataca AACGTCCCAACTTAAATATGTCTTACAAGACGTTACACAGAACGACATACCGAATGATCTTTGCGAGCGAATCACTGAAGAAATGCGATACGAGATGGTAAGGACAT GCGgcagaaaaataaaatgcagAAAATTTAGGTCCGATACATCAGTAACTTCGGCCAAGTATTACGCGAGGATTTTTAGCGCTTTAAAACAGTTCTTCACTTTACAGGCCATAGCTGGCTCTAAATTTAAAGGAAGATAA
- the LOC125065922 gene encoding tissue factor pathway inhibitor-like, whose product MAKICEWLERVTLTTAKLQKTISPKPSTLYKRINVERYYYEGAATLLDLVRLVDTRRKKHNKRYSYIWNWDHWCHLQPIRGYCKKSLNRFYYDAQLDQCLPFIYTGCDGNKNNFETRLECERHCKGIIYINVKHPTQPAACFLQPDTGYCLALIPK is encoded by the exons ATGGCCAAGATATGtgaatggttagaacgc GTAACATTAACAACAGCGAAATTGCAGAAGACTATTTCCCCAAAGCCCAGCACATtgtataaaagaataaatgttGAAAGATATTATTATGAAGGGGCTGCCACATTGTTGGATTTAGTTCGTCTTGTGGATACAAGGCgcaaaaaacataacaaaa GATATTCGTATATATGGAACTGGGATCACTGGTGTCATCTCCAACCGATAAGAGGATATTGTAAAAAGTCGCTAAATAG attttattacgaTGCACAGTTAGATCAGTGTTTGCCATTTATATACACTGGTTGCGAtggtaacaaaaataattttgaaacacGTTTGGAATGTGAAAGACATTGTAAAG gaattaTTTACATCAATGTTAAGCATCCTACGCAACCAGCGGCTTGTTTTCTACAACCTGACACAGGTTACTGCTTGGCTCTTATACCTaagtaa